The following are encoded together in the Malaya genurostris strain Urasoe2022 chromosome 3, Malgen_1.1, whole genome shotgun sequence genome:
- the LOC131438331 gene encoding kinase D-interacting substrate of 220 kDa isoform X3, whose product MDNKRNYDHVKALVSSIHGSFPSTVLPGDGYDGIAPQLSFPMVPTNERPTPATELSSECDNNSSNGVPLRLRIPSLLVTNSLSPCHLTSNPPATSESDHSLRRFSFGLIRRHSNTALNRCDSMGSLSHRALLQYLEADDLVGLKTFLGTRQLQVDDRDENGTTVLMIASGRGATSFAKELIARGAEVQAQDLDSWSALQFAAKAGHVDIVELLLDNGAEIEHRDMGGWTALMWGSYKGHTAVVSLLLQRGADVQVHGNYHLNPLLWASGRGHTEIVKLLINSGGAKPNVGDKYGTTPLVWACRKGNAEIVDVLLKAGANVDTAGMYSWTPLLVAVSGGYQECVSLLLERKPNVNALDKDGMTALSIACREGLTEVASALISAGAYVNVQDRAGDTPLINAVKGGYRSVVEILLKRHVDVDIQGKDRKTALYTAVEKGHTTLVKLILHSNPDLELSTKDGDTPLLRAVRNRYLEMVQMLLERKAKVGACDKRGDTALHVAMRARSKAIVEALLSNPKYSQLLYRSNKAGETPYGIDAMHQKTILGQVFGARRLNANEDSEGMLGYGLYSSALADVLSEPTLTMPITVGLYAKWGSGKSFLLAKLREEMRSFAQQWSEPPIRAPFLFFLICLHVTIVIGTIVGLATWCYTWGIVTGVSLLFLVYFINYLLKFLDRRYDLEWIYSLNYGLSRKLGRLRLILQVAFCHPPGPQNDSQPMPVRFHFAEASGAAPNGDVAIALMLASLFDAIEAHYGSLATGIYRAFRPKPLKSTGGWRWRRMCCVPVVLLFELGVLGMITTASLSIVYSEYAADGRDEIAVAIYILIGFLLAGTIANLHAWSKLVGALFMSQGKHLKRAFNCNEAASLTALGAEVSLMTDMVRCLDAFTNQQSRLVGVVDALDSCDTERTLTILNAVQTLLSGPQRPFVLLLAVDPHVVAKAAEANSKRLFTEGGIGGHDFLRNLVHLPVYLQNSGLRKVQRAQSTALATYRRIIPDSSRDDDTHLGHSASARRLSNASEIMSSQEKLRGMSGPSRTGSKKMRVSESIASSIGSNLHKLGQNHPVDLSKIILTDDYFSDVNPRSMRRLMNVIYITVRLLKAFQIDFSWYRLSSWINLTEQWPLRASMIVLEHDQASDSFDDSTSLQSVYDKVRPKIACLREAANLLDLDRDERKLDAFLQLHKSDLLVSDLRIFLPFTINLDPYLRKVLKEDQQALEDEGILMPAKNSIPSMKLHNGFASTRHLHQNIMHPAAQHANALPNWGGFYNTPPTMAMMNYYNHNLASLLQPPDTGSLKKPNSTSILIEHANDNHSNGLSSLTGSFKNTTKNPSTVGSPPIDFDVSNLQLAKLSVEDLIDLIGKINDLRPALEKLSPILRENAISGRVLSLCSLDELKSVLGLSFGHWEIFKMVITSLRENKASRKTSKTTTFANGSADTMEMADNIANSSQPSTSSSVFQPIRQKPQNVMEKQVTLEEQMICGALQTLNEDAFEDVVGSERPSPSGEMFSQYLAPIRESSEIGSPPRLSYNFTNPNLLDHASNATGEDSFQHRSQLRSHSLHDESLSSVVIMPHYPSHVDDTKL is encoded by the exons GCATTGAATCGATGCGATTCAATGGGATCCCTGAGCCATCGTGCATTATTGCAGTACTTAGAAGCGGATGATCTTGTTGGACTTAAAACGTTCCTTGGCACTCGACAGTTGCAAGTTGATGACCGCGATGAA AATGGAACTACCGTGTTGATGATAGCCAGTGGCCGGGGTGCTACAAGTTTCGCGAAGGAGCTAATCGCACGTGGTGCTGAAGTGCAGGCACAGGACTTGGATAGTTGGTCAGCATTGCAGTTCGCAGCAAAGGCAGGACACGTGGATATAGTGGAGCTTTTGTTAGATAATGGGGCAGAAATTGAACATCGCGACATGGGTGGCTGGACCGCTCTTATGTGGGGATCCTACAAGGGACACACAGCCGTGGTATCATTGTTATTGCAGAGAGGAGCTGATGTTCAAGTTCATGGCAACTATCATTTGAATCCTTTACTCTGGGCTTCCGGACGTGGTCACACCGAGATCGTTAAACTGTTGATAAATAGTGGAGGAGCAAAACCGAATGTAGGCGACAAGTATGGAACGACTCCTCTGGTTTGGGCTTGTCGAAAAGGAAATGCGGAAATTGTAGATGTTTTGTTGAAGGCAGGAGCCAATGTTGATACAGCAGGCATGTACTCGTGGACACCACTCTTGGTTGCCGTAAGTGGGGGTTACCAGGAGTGTGTTTCGCTTCTGTTGGAACGCAAGCCAAATGTGAACGCCTTGGACAAGGATGGTATGACTGCACTGTCCATAGCCTGTCGCGAGGGACTCACGGAAGTTGCATCCGCTTTGATATCTGCTGGAGCTTATGTGAATGTACAGGATCGCGCAGGCGATACGCCGCTCATTAATGCTGTTAAAGGAGGTTACCGCAGTGTAGTAGAAATTCTGTTAAAACGTCACGTTGACGTAGATATACAGGGAAAAGATAGAAAAACTGCCTTATACACCGCTGTCGAGAAGGGCCACACAACACTCGTAAAACTTATCTTACACTCCAACCCGGACTTGGAGCTATCAACTAAAGATGGAGACACACCGCTTCTACGAGCGGTACGGAACAGATATTTAGAAATGGTACAAATGTTACTGGAAAGAAAGGCTAAAGTCGGTGCTTGCGATAAACGAGGCGATACTGCGTTACACGTAGCAATGAGAGCGCGTTCTAAAGCTATTGTCGAAGCTCTGTTGAGCAATCCTAAGTACAGTCAATTACTGTATCGTTCGAATAAAGCAGGTGAGACGCCGTACGGTATTGATGCAATGCATCAGAAAACGATTCTTGGGCAGGTGTTTGGCGCAAGACGATTGAACGCAAATGAAGATTCAGAGGGAATGCTAGGATACGGGTTATATTCGTCGGCTCTAGCGGATGTACTTAGTGAACCTACCCTCACAATGCCGATTACTGTAGGTTTATACGCGAAATGGGGCAGTGGTAAAAGTTTTTTGTTGGCAAAATTGCGAGAGGAAATGAGAAGCTTTGCTCAACAATGGTCCGAACCACCCATAAGAGCACCATTTTTATTCTTTCTGATTTGTCTGCATGTGACAATTGTTATTGGTACCATTGTCGGTCTGGCTACCTGGTGCTACACTTGGGGTATTGTGACTGGAGTTTCACTATTATTTCTAGTGTATTTTATCAACTATCTCCTGAAGTTCCTGGATAGACGGTATGATCTAGAATGGATATATTCGTTGAATTATGGACTTTCGCGGAAGCTTGGAAGACTACGTTTGATTCTACAAGTTGCATTCTGTCACCCGCCTGGTCCACAGAATGACTCCCAACCAATGCCGGTGCGATTTCATTTTGCTGAAGCCAGTGGCGCTGCACCGAATGGAGATGTAGCAATAGCACTGATGTTAGCTTCCCTGTTCGATGCTATCGAGGCTCATTATGGATCTTTGGCGACGGGAATTTATCGTGCTTTTCGACCAAAACCGT TAAAATCGACTGGTGGCTGGAGGTGGCGCCGCATGTGCTGTGTTCCTGTAGTGTTATTATTCGAACTGGGCGTTTTGGGTATGATTACTACAGCATCGCTTTCAATAGTCTATTCGGAATACGCAGCAGACGGACG AGACGAAATAGCAGTAGCTATTTATATTCTGATCGGTTTTCTCCTGGCTGGAACGATCGCTAATTTGCATGCATGGTCTAAGCTGGTTGGAGCACTATTCATGTCACAAGGGAAACATCTAAAACGAGCATTCAATTGCAATGAGGCTGCTTCACTAACGGCATTAGGAGCGGAAGTCAGTCTCATGACTGACATGGTCCGATGCTTAGATGCGTTCACTAATCAACAGAGTCGACTGGTCGGAGTCGTTGACGCCCTAGATTCTTGCGATACTGAACGTACTCTAACTATTTTGAATGCAGTTCAAACTCTTCTATCAGGACCGCAACGCCCATTTGTTTTGTTATTGGCCGTTGATCCGCATGTGGTTGCAAAAGCTGCAGAAGCTAATAGTAAACGCTTGTTTACTGAAGGTGGAATTGGAGGGCATGATTTCCTGCGAAACTTGGTACATCTCCCAGTATATTTGCAAAATTCGGGGCTACGAAAAGTACAACGAGCTCAAAGTACTGCACTGGCAACCTATCGCAGGATAATACCGGATTCCAGCAGAGATGACGATACACACTTAGGACATTCTGCTTCAGCACGGAGACTGTCGAATGCATCGGAAATCATGTCCAGTCAAGAAAAACTTAGAGGAATGTCGGGTCCATCGAGAACAGGAAGTAAAAAGATGAGAGTTTCGGAATCAATTGCTAGTTCCATTGGATCAAACTTACACAAACTGGGCCAAAATCATCCTGTCGACTTGTCAAAGATCATTCTTACTGACGACTACTTCAGTGACGTGAATCCACGTAGCATGAGGCGATTgatgaatgttatttacattacGG TGCGATTGTTAAAAGCGTTTCAAATCGATTTTAGTTGGTATCGTTTAAGTTCCTGGATAAACCTGACAGAGCAATGGCCTCTACGTGCAAGTATGATCGTTTTAGAACATGATCAAGCATCTGATAGTTTCGATGATTCAACGTCACTGCAATCAGTTTATGATAA GGTCCGGCCAAAAATCGCCTGTCTCCGAGAGGCTGCTAACTTACTCGATCTTGACCGCGACGAACGTAAATTAGATGCTTTCTTACAGCTTCATAAATCGGATCTCCTAGTATCGGATTTGCGTATATTCTTGCCATTTACAATCAACCTTGATCCGTACCTAAGAAAAGTTCTGAAAGAAGACCAGCAAGCACTGGAAGATGAAGGCATACTAATGCCTGCTAAAAACTCAATCCCATCAATGAAACTACACAATGGGTTCGCTTCCACGAGACATTTACATCAGAATATCATGCACCCCGCCGCCCAACATGCTAACGCCCTTCCCAATTGGGGAGGATTTTACAATACACCGCCGACTATGGCTATGATGAACTATTACAATCATAACCTAGCCAGCCTTCTGCAGCCTCCAGATACCGGTAGTCTTAAAAAACCAAATTCCACTAGCATACTAATCGAACATGCAAATGATAATCATTCCAATGGCCTATCATCCTTAACTGGAAGCTTCAAAAATACAACTAAGAATCCCTCTACGGTTGGTTCACCACCAATCGATTTTGACGTGTCTAATCTTCAACTTGCCAAACTATCCGTAGAGGATCTAATAGACTTAATCGGTAAAATTAATGATCTTAGGCCGGCTCTGGAAAAGCTGTCTCCTATATTGCGCGAAAACGCTATTTCGGGGCGAGTGTTGTCTTTATGCAGTTTAGACGAACTCAAATCAGTGCTTGGTCTGAGCTTTGGACATtgggaaatttttaaaatggttATTACTTCTCTAAGAGAAAATAAAGCCTCGAGGAAAACGTCGAAGACGACAACCTTTGCAAATGGTTCGGCTGATACCATGGAAATGGCGGACAACATTGCCAATTCAAGCCAGCCGTCTACATCCTCTTCTGTATTCCAGCCTATCAGACAAAAGCCTCAGAACGTTATGGAAAAACAG GTCACACTTGAAGAACAAATGATTTGCGGTGCTCTACAAACCCTCAACGAGGATGCATTCGAAGACGTCGTCGGGAGCGAACGACCTAGTCCCAGTGGTGAGATGTTTTCTCAGTATCTAGCACCAATCCGAGAGAGCTCAGAGATTGGTTCACCGCCGAGGCTAAGCTATAACTTCACTAACCCCAATTTACTTGATCACGCATCCAACGCTACTGGCGAAGATTCATTCCAACATCGCTCCCAACTTAGGTCACATAGCCTGCACGACGAGTCTCTTTCCAGTGTTGTAATTATGCCACACTACCCATCCCACGTCGATGATACCAAACTGTAG
- the LOC131438331 gene encoding kinase D-interacting substrate of 220 kDa isoform X1, whose protein sequence is MDNKRNYDHVKALVSSIHGSFPSTVLPGDGYDGIAPQLSFPMVPTNERPTPATELSSECDNNSSNGVPLRLRIPSLLVTNSLSPCHLTSNPPATSESDHSLRRFSFGLIRRHSNTALNRCDSMGSLSHRALLQYLEADDLVGLKTFLGTRQLQVDDRDENGTTVLMIASGRGATSFAKELIARGAEVQAQDLDSWSALQFAAKAGHVDIVELLLDNGAEIEHRDMGGWTALMWGSYKGHTAVVSLLLQRGADVQVHGNYHLNPLLWASGRGHTEIVKLLINSGGAKPNVGDKYGTTPLVWACRKGNAEIVDVLLKAGANVDTAGMYSWTPLLVAVSGGYQECVSLLLERKPNVNALDKDGMTALSIACREGLTEVASALISAGAYVNVQDRAGDTPLINAVKGGYRSVVEILLKRHVDVDIQGKDRKTALYTAVEKGHTTLVKLILHSNPDLELSTKDGDTPLLRAVRNRYLEMVQMLLERKAKVGACDKRGDTALHVAMRARSKAIVEALLSNPKYSQLLYRSNKAGETPYGIDAMHQKTILGQVFGARRLNANEDSEGMLGYGLYSSALADVLSEPTLTMPITVGLYAKWGSGKSFLLAKLREEMRSFAQQWSEPPIRAPFLFFLICLHVTIVIGTIVGLATWCYTWGIVTGVSLLFLVYFINYLLKFLDRRYDLEWIYSLNYGLSRKLGRLRLILQVAFCHPPGPQNDSQPMPVRFHFAEASGAAPNGDVAIALMLASLFDAIEAHYGSLATGIYRAFRPKPLKSTGGWRWRRMCCVPVVLLFELGVLGMITTASLSIVYSEYAADGRDEIAVAIYILIGFLLAGTIANLHAWSKLVGALFMSQGKHLKRAFNCNEAASLTALGAEVSLMTDMVRCLDAFTNQQSRLVGVVDALDSCDTERTLTILNAVQTLLSGPQRPFVLLLAVDPHVVAKAAEANSKRLFTEGGIGGHDFLRNLVHLPVYLQNSGLRKVQRAQSTALATYRRIIPDSSRDDDTHLGHSASARRLSNASEIMSSQEKLRGMSGPSRTGSKKMRVSESIASSIGSNLHKLGQNHPVDLSKIILTDDYFSDVNPRSMRRLMNVIYITVRLLKAFQIDFSWYRLSSWINLTEQWPLRASMIVLEHDQASDSFDDSTSLQSVYDKVRPKIACLREAANLLDLDRDERKLDAFLQLHKSDLLVSDLRIFLPFTINLDPYLRKVLKEDQQALEDEGILMPAKNSIPSMKLHNGFASTRHLHQNIMHPAAQHANALPNWGGFYNTPPTMAMMNYYNHNLASLLQPPDTGSLKKPNSTSILIEHANDNHSNGLSSLTGSFKNTTKNPSTVGSPPIDFDVSNLQLAKLSVEDLIDLIGKINDLRPALEKLSPILRENAISGRVLSLCSLDELKSVLGLSFGHWEIFKMVITSLRENKASRKTSKTTTFANGSADTMEMADNIANSSQPSTSSSVFQPIRQKPQNVMEKQLTKIHDYEYLQVTLEEQMICGALQTLNEDAFEDVVGSERPSPSGEMFSQYLAPIRESSEIGSPPRLSYNFTNPNLLDHASNATGEDSFQHRSQLRSHSLHDESLSSVVIMPHYPSHVDDTKL, encoded by the exons GCATTGAATCGATGCGATTCAATGGGATCCCTGAGCCATCGTGCATTATTGCAGTACTTAGAAGCGGATGATCTTGTTGGACTTAAAACGTTCCTTGGCACTCGACAGTTGCAAGTTGATGACCGCGATGAA AATGGAACTACCGTGTTGATGATAGCCAGTGGCCGGGGTGCTACAAGTTTCGCGAAGGAGCTAATCGCACGTGGTGCTGAAGTGCAGGCACAGGACTTGGATAGTTGGTCAGCATTGCAGTTCGCAGCAAAGGCAGGACACGTGGATATAGTGGAGCTTTTGTTAGATAATGGGGCAGAAATTGAACATCGCGACATGGGTGGCTGGACCGCTCTTATGTGGGGATCCTACAAGGGACACACAGCCGTGGTATCATTGTTATTGCAGAGAGGAGCTGATGTTCAAGTTCATGGCAACTATCATTTGAATCCTTTACTCTGGGCTTCCGGACGTGGTCACACCGAGATCGTTAAACTGTTGATAAATAGTGGAGGAGCAAAACCGAATGTAGGCGACAAGTATGGAACGACTCCTCTGGTTTGGGCTTGTCGAAAAGGAAATGCGGAAATTGTAGATGTTTTGTTGAAGGCAGGAGCCAATGTTGATACAGCAGGCATGTACTCGTGGACACCACTCTTGGTTGCCGTAAGTGGGGGTTACCAGGAGTGTGTTTCGCTTCTGTTGGAACGCAAGCCAAATGTGAACGCCTTGGACAAGGATGGTATGACTGCACTGTCCATAGCCTGTCGCGAGGGACTCACGGAAGTTGCATCCGCTTTGATATCTGCTGGAGCTTATGTGAATGTACAGGATCGCGCAGGCGATACGCCGCTCATTAATGCTGTTAAAGGAGGTTACCGCAGTGTAGTAGAAATTCTGTTAAAACGTCACGTTGACGTAGATATACAGGGAAAAGATAGAAAAACTGCCTTATACACCGCTGTCGAGAAGGGCCACACAACACTCGTAAAACTTATCTTACACTCCAACCCGGACTTGGAGCTATCAACTAAAGATGGAGACACACCGCTTCTACGAGCGGTACGGAACAGATATTTAGAAATGGTACAAATGTTACTGGAAAGAAAGGCTAAAGTCGGTGCTTGCGATAAACGAGGCGATACTGCGTTACACGTAGCAATGAGAGCGCGTTCTAAAGCTATTGTCGAAGCTCTGTTGAGCAATCCTAAGTACAGTCAATTACTGTATCGTTCGAATAAAGCAGGTGAGACGCCGTACGGTATTGATGCAATGCATCAGAAAACGATTCTTGGGCAGGTGTTTGGCGCAAGACGATTGAACGCAAATGAAGATTCAGAGGGAATGCTAGGATACGGGTTATATTCGTCGGCTCTAGCGGATGTACTTAGTGAACCTACCCTCACAATGCCGATTACTGTAGGTTTATACGCGAAATGGGGCAGTGGTAAAAGTTTTTTGTTGGCAAAATTGCGAGAGGAAATGAGAAGCTTTGCTCAACAATGGTCCGAACCACCCATAAGAGCACCATTTTTATTCTTTCTGATTTGTCTGCATGTGACAATTGTTATTGGTACCATTGTCGGTCTGGCTACCTGGTGCTACACTTGGGGTATTGTGACTGGAGTTTCACTATTATTTCTAGTGTATTTTATCAACTATCTCCTGAAGTTCCTGGATAGACGGTATGATCTAGAATGGATATATTCGTTGAATTATGGACTTTCGCGGAAGCTTGGAAGACTACGTTTGATTCTACAAGTTGCATTCTGTCACCCGCCTGGTCCACAGAATGACTCCCAACCAATGCCGGTGCGATTTCATTTTGCTGAAGCCAGTGGCGCTGCACCGAATGGAGATGTAGCAATAGCACTGATGTTAGCTTCCCTGTTCGATGCTATCGAGGCTCATTATGGATCTTTGGCGACGGGAATTTATCGTGCTTTTCGACCAAAACCGT TAAAATCGACTGGTGGCTGGAGGTGGCGCCGCATGTGCTGTGTTCCTGTAGTGTTATTATTCGAACTGGGCGTTTTGGGTATGATTACTACAGCATCGCTTTCAATAGTCTATTCGGAATACGCAGCAGACGGACG AGACGAAATAGCAGTAGCTATTTATATTCTGATCGGTTTTCTCCTGGCTGGAACGATCGCTAATTTGCATGCATGGTCTAAGCTGGTTGGAGCACTATTCATGTCACAAGGGAAACATCTAAAACGAGCATTCAATTGCAATGAGGCTGCTTCACTAACGGCATTAGGAGCGGAAGTCAGTCTCATGACTGACATGGTCCGATGCTTAGATGCGTTCACTAATCAACAGAGTCGACTGGTCGGAGTCGTTGACGCCCTAGATTCTTGCGATACTGAACGTACTCTAACTATTTTGAATGCAGTTCAAACTCTTCTATCAGGACCGCAACGCCCATTTGTTTTGTTATTGGCCGTTGATCCGCATGTGGTTGCAAAAGCTGCAGAAGCTAATAGTAAACGCTTGTTTACTGAAGGTGGAATTGGAGGGCATGATTTCCTGCGAAACTTGGTACATCTCCCAGTATATTTGCAAAATTCGGGGCTACGAAAAGTACAACGAGCTCAAAGTACTGCACTGGCAACCTATCGCAGGATAATACCGGATTCCAGCAGAGATGACGATACACACTTAGGACATTCTGCTTCAGCACGGAGACTGTCGAATGCATCGGAAATCATGTCCAGTCAAGAAAAACTTAGAGGAATGTCGGGTCCATCGAGAACAGGAAGTAAAAAGATGAGAGTTTCGGAATCAATTGCTAGTTCCATTGGATCAAACTTACACAAACTGGGCCAAAATCATCCTGTCGACTTGTCAAAGATCATTCTTACTGACGACTACTTCAGTGACGTGAATCCACGTAGCATGAGGCGATTgatgaatgttatttacattacGG TGCGATTGTTAAAAGCGTTTCAAATCGATTTTAGTTGGTATCGTTTAAGTTCCTGGATAAACCTGACAGAGCAATGGCCTCTACGTGCAAGTATGATCGTTTTAGAACATGATCAAGCATCTGATAGTTTCGATGATTCAACGTCACTGCAATCAGTTTATGATAA GGTCCGGCCAAAAATCGCCTGTCTCCGAGAGGCTGCTAACTTACTCGATCTTGACCGCGACGAACGTAAATTAGATGCTTTCTTACAGCTTCATAAATCGGATCTCCTAGTATCGGATTTGCGTATATTCTTGCCATTTACAATCAACCTTGATCCGTACCTAAGAAAAGTTCTGAAAGAAGACCAGCAAGCACTGGAAGATGAAGGCATACTAATGCCTGCTAAAAACTCAATCCCATCAATGAAACTACACAATGGGTTCGCTTCCACGAGACATTTACATCAGAATATCATGCACCCCGCCGCCCAACATGCTAACGCCCTTCCCAATTGGGGAGGATTTTACAATACACCGCCGACTATGGCTATGATGAACTATTACAATCATAACCTAGCCAGCCTTCTGCAGCCTCCAGATACCGGTAGTCTTAAAAAACCAAATTCCACTAGCATACTAATCGAACATGCAAATGATAATCATTCCAATGGCCTATCATCCTTAACTGGAAGCTTCAAAAATACAACTAAGAATCCCTCTACGGTTGGTTCACCACCAATCGATTTTGACGTGTCTAATCTTCAACTTGCCAAACTATCCGTAGAGGATCTAATAGACTTAATCGGTAAAATTAATGATCTTAGGCCGGCTCTGGAAAAGCTGTCTCCTATATTGCGCGAAAACGCTATTTCGGGGCGAGTGTTGTCTTTATGCAGTTTAGACGAACTCAAATCAGTGCTTGGTCTGAGCTTTGGACATtgggaaatttttaaaatggttATTACTTCTCTAAGAGAAAATAAAGCCTCGAGGAAAACGTCGAAGACGACAACCTTTGCAAATGGTTCGGCTGATACCATGGAAATGGCGGACAACATTGCCAATTCAAGCCAGCCGTCTACATCCTCTTCTGTATTCCAGCCTATCAGACAAAAGCCTCAGAACGTTATGGAAAAACAG CTTACCAAGATTCACGATTATGAATATTTACAG GTCACACTTGAAGAACAAATGATTTGCGGTGCTCTACAAACCCTCAACGAGGATGCATTCGAAGACGTCGTCGGGAGCGAACGACCTAGTCCCAGTGGTGAGATGTTTTCTCAGTATCTAGCACCAATCCGAGAGAGCTCAGAGATTGGTTCACCGCCGAGGCTAAGCTATAACTTCACTAACCCCAATTTACTTGATCACGCATCCAACGCTACTGGCGAAGATTCATTCCAACATCGCTCCCAACTTAGGTCACATAGCCTGCACGACGAGTCTCTTTCCAGTGTTGTAATTATGCCACACTACCCATCCCACGTCGATGATACCAAACTGTAG